The Cystobacter ferrugineus genome window below encodes:
- the cas3 gene encoding CRISPR-associated helicase Cas3', with translation MTASSSSPVELLAKSRLPGREPVTLEAHLLDTERAALALFAPPSRWGRSFPRFFKLGEADSGCFLLNLRLAALFHDLGKANADFLAAVTSRHPVPQTLRHEHLSALILHLPEVSRWLATHPGIDLDIVAAATLSHHFKASDSGDEFRWCQHRGTPRLSLHLDHPQVRAVLRRIAEVAELQGDLPSLPRDPWGAGGPWALAYDRGLCAARTFQRALGRDPRRRALLLAVKAGLIAADAASSGLIREGHPLLAWIEDITSMPSLTAEDIERAVLAPRAEQIQRGTGRAFSLKEFQRCAAEQGPRTLLLAACGTGKTLAAWKWAQAQARERAIGRVIFLYPTRGTATEGFRDYVGWAPEEEAALVSGTSRYELEAMRSNPAESTQGKQYTDEASDRLYALGLWSKRYFSATADQFLSFLEHGYKSTCLLPVLADSALIIDEVHSFDRRMFDTLVGFLKTFDVPVLCMTATLSPSRRQSLEAQGLGVYPTARERPLLEQLRQEEEHPRYRLEAVDGEEQAFAIACEAFASGQRVLWVVNQVARCQSLAERLQVALKKEVLCYHSRFRLEDRRKAHQGTVDAFKQLSASVLAVTTQVCEMSLDLDADVLITEWAPVSALVQRMGRANRHRARGDAFKARLVSYAPRSPAPYTREELGAAEKMLRELGKGDVNQRQLADALEKYAPVERTLGGNARFLEAGYFSMPGSFRDGEEFTHPCVLDTDVLRLRELLAARKSYEGLIVPVPRRSLLSESERPEGLPAYLGVARGTAYTSFLGFRTEEGRT, from the coding sequence ATGACGGCCTCGAGTTCCTCCCCGGTCGAACTGCTGGCCAAGAGCCGCCTGCCGGGCCGCGAGCCCGTCACGCTCGAAGCGCACCTGCTCGACACGGAGCGGGCCGCGCTCGCGCTCTTCGCGCCCCCGTCCCGCTGGGGCAGGAGCTTCCCCCGGTTCTTCAAGCTGGGGGAGGCTGACTCCGGGTGCTTCCTGCTGAATCTGCGCCTGGCCGCGCTCTTCCATGATCTGGGCAAGGCGAATGCGGACTTCCTCGCGGCGGTGACGTCCAGGCATCCCGTGCCGCAGACGCTCCGGCATGAGCATCTCTCCGCCCTCATCCTCCATCTGCCCGAAGTGAGCCGGTGGCTCGCCACCCATCCCGGCATCGACCTGGACATCGTCGCCGCCGCCACGCTCTCGCACCACTTCAAGGCTTCTGATTCCGGTGACGAGTTCCGCTGGTGTCAGCATCGTGGGACGCCGAGGCTTTCGCTCCATCTCGATCATCCGCAGGTTCGCGCCGTCCTGCGGCGGATCGCCGAGGTGGCGGAACTCCAGGGGGACCTCCCCTCCCTTCCGAGGGATCCGTGGGGGGCGGGGGGGCCATGGGCATTGGCCTACGACAGGGGGCTCTGCGCGGCCAGGACCTTCCAGCGTGCTCTGGGGAGAGACCCACGGAGGAGAGCGTTGCTGCTCGCCGTGAAGGCGGGGCTCATCGCCGCGGATGCGGCATCTTCGGGGCTCATTCGGGAAGGGCATCCCCTCCTGGCATGGATTGAAGACATCACCTCCATGCCGTCACTGACGGCCGAGGATATCGAGCGTGCCGTGCTCGCACCTCGCGCCGAGCAGATCCAACGCGGGACGGGGAGGGCGTTTTCCCTGAAGGAGTTCCAGCGGTGCGCCGCGGAACAGGGGCCGCGGACGCTGCTGCTCGCGGCGTGCGGAACGGGCAAGACGCTGGCCGCCTGGAAATGGGCCCAGGCACAGGCTCGTGAGCGGGCGATTGGCCGGGTCATCTTCCTGTATCCGACGCGGGGAACGGCCACCGAGGGTTTTCGGGATTACGTCGGGTGGGCGCCCGAGGAGGAGGCGGCACTGGTCTCGGGTACTTCCCGCTATGAGCTGGAAGCGATGCGCTCCAACCCGGCGGAGAGTACGCAGGGCAAGCAGTACACAGATGAGGCGTCCGACAGGCTCTACGCACTTGGACTCTGGTCCAAGCGCTACTTCAGCGCCACCGCGGACCAGTTCCTGTCCTTCCTGGAGCATGGTTACAAGAGCACCTGTCTCCTCCCGGTACTCGCGGACAGTGCGCTCATCATCGACGAGGTCCACAGCTTCGATCGGCGCATGTTCGACACGCTGGTGGGGTTCTTGAAGACGTTCGACGTGCCCGTGCTGTGCATGACCGCCACGCTCTCTCCATCACGCCGCCAGTCATTGGAGGCCCAGGGGCTGGGGGTCTACCCCACGGCCCGAGAGCGCCCTCTGTTGGAGCAGCTTCGTCAGGAGGAAGAGCATCCCCGCTACCGGCTCGAAGCCGTTGATGGAGAAGAGCAGGCGTTCGCCATCGCGTGTGAGGCCTTCGCATCCGGACAGCGTGTGCTCTGGGTGGTCAATCAAGTCGCGCGTTGCCAGTCCCTGGCCGAGCGGCTCCAGGTGGCCCTGAAGAAAGAGGTCCTCTGCTACCACAGCCGTTTCCGCCTGGAGGATCGGCGGAAGGCGCACCAGGGGACCGTGGACGCTTTCAAGCAGCTCTCGGCTTCTGTGTTGGCCGTCACCACTCAGGTTTGCGAGATGAGCCTGGACCTCGATGCGGACGTGCTCATCACGGAGTGGGCACCCGTCAGCGCGCTCGTCCAGCGTATGGGCCGTGCCAACCGGCACCGGGCGCGGGGCGACGCGTTCAAGGCCCGGCTCGTTTCCTATGCCCCCCGTTCTCCGGCGCCCTATACACGTGAGGAGTTGGGGGCGGCCGAGAAGATGCTTCGGGAATTGGGCAAGGGAGACGTGAACCAGCGCCAGCTCGCGGACGCGCTGGAGAAGTACGCACCCGTGGAGCGGACCTTGGGGGGCAATGCGCGCTTCCTCGAGGCGGGCTACTTCTCCATGCCCGGGTCCTTCCGCGACGGGGAGGAGTTCACGCATCCCTGTGTCCTGGATACGGATGTGCTGCGGTTGAGGGAACTGTTGGCGGCGAGGAAGTCCTACGAGGGGCTCATCGTTCCAGTGCCTCGGCGGAGTCTCCTGTCCGAGAGCGAGCGCCCGGAGGGGCTGCCCGCGTATCTGGGGGTTGCGCGGGGGACGGCGTACACTTCGTTCCTGGGATTCCGGACCGAGGAGGGGAGAACGTGA
- the cmx8 gene encoding type I-MYXAN CRISPR-associated protein Cmx8 — translation MNRSAGAAKKSAPRKRASTRQEAASAVSTSLVLHYQLGELPSAQHRAGLAGLVLMLQHQQPGPERGVARITQLGEVRASFEFDLEGLRWLFDELYAAGMEERAESKAREGQPPLREEERESKDEKGKVRLKRYFIYEAPVPRAGLLLDLDPTANGRSGHWVKLWRDMVWQTLRGVPASRLPFENRAAGKPTSDAEDAWNALLRPESSVSLSSTDYLGAMDRTADNVSFTDRARFQFLLRFWPFIAQVYVPQKLVLKDDRSRGEPQGYALAIPDVAVLDVFCEEWPRMLRARGVEVLGFRPKEALVDLAVESALKTGQRLRERIARREGASRTSDLVLGYEVFHLDKEGNNVRLYSVARVEPDTSMIDEYEGLRPMLWDPLFRRTRLLNLVERRPWYTGFDRIAATVPYAATFGAPSFRHDARESFKRNEAMSQSETSTPEAALEPLVLQLVRGYVSRRVEKRTSLTWDQVKEGAPQASRRGDYDEARERIARDAFLAVRSRTGQDFVEYFAGTLCSVPHHLGPEKFVLLSRALHERTEVLRTLTLLALSAVG, via the coding sequence GTGAATCGCTCGGCGGGAGCGGCGAAGAAGTCGGCACCTCGGAAGCGTGCGTCCACCAGGCAGGAGGCCGCCTCCGCCGTTTCCACTTCCCTGGTCTTGCACTATCAGCTCGGGGAACTGCCCTCCGCGCAACACAGGGCTGGGCTGGCGGGACTCGTGCTCATGCTTCAACATCAGCAGCCGGGTCCAGAGCGGGGCGTGGCAAGGATCACCCAGCTGGGGGAAGTGAGGGCTTCCTTCGAGTTCGACCTGGAAGGATTGCGTTGGCTCTTCGACGAGCTGTACGCGGCTGGAATGGAGGAGCGGGCGGAGTCCAAGGCCCGTGAGGGCCAGCCGCCCCTTCGTGAGGAGGAAAGGGAGTCGAAGGACGAGAAGGGGAAGGTGCGCCTCAAGCGCTATTTCATCTATGAGGCACCGGTTCCCCGCGCGGGCCTCCTGCTCGATCTGGATCCGACCGCCAACGGACGCTCCGGGCACTGGGTGAAGCTGTGGCGGGACATGGTGTGGCAGACCCTTCGGGGCGTACCGGCCTCTCGCCTTCCCTTCGAGAACCGGGCCGCCGGCAAGCCGACGAGCGATGCCGAGGATGCATGGAATGCGCTCCTCCGGCCCGAGTCCTCCGTGTCCTTGTCGAGCACGGATTACCTCGGGGCCATGGATCGCACCGCGGACAACGTGTCCTTCACCGACCGGGCCCGCTTCCAGTTCCTGCTCCGCTTCTGGCCCTTCATCGCGCAGGTCTATGTGCCCCAGAAGCTGGTGTTGAAGGACGACAGGAGCCGTGGAGAGCCCCAAGGCTACGCGTTGGCCATTCCAGACGTGGCCGTCCTGGATGTCTTTTGCGAGGAATGGCCTCGGATGTTGCGGGCCCGTGGGGTCGAGGTGCTCGGCTTTCGTCCCAAGGAGGCGCTCGTTGACCTCGCGGTGGAGTCGGCTCTGAAGACGGGCCAGCGGTTGCGCGAGCGGATCGCCCGGCGCGAGGGCGCCTCGCGCACCTCGGATCTGGTCCTGGGCTACGAGGTCTTCCACCTCGACAAGGAAGGCAACAACGTCCGCCTCTACAGTGTCGCGCGCGTCGAGCCCGACACGTCCATGATCGATGAGTACGAGGGCCTCCGGCCGATGCTGTGGGATCCGCTCTTCCGCCGCACCCGTCTGCTCAACCTCGTCGAGCGCCGCCCCTGGTACACCGGGTTCGATCGCATCGCCGCGACCGTTCCCTATGCCGCCACCTTTGGCGCGCCCTCCTTCCGTCACGATGCCCGGGAATCCTTCAAGAGGAATGAAGCCATGAGCCAGAGTGAGACCTCCACGCCCGAGGCGGCCCTCGAGCCGCTCGTTCTTCAACTCGTCCGCGGCTACGTCTCCCGTCGGGTGGAGAAGCGGACGTCGCTCACCTGGGACCAGGTGAAGGAGGGTGCTCCGCAGGCCTCTCGGCGAGGGGATTACGATGAGGCCAGGGAACGGATTGCCCGTGATGCCTTCCTCGCTGTCCGTAGCCGCACCGGCCAGGACTTCGTGGAATACTTCGCGGGGACGCTTTGCTCCGTTCCGCATCACCTGGGACCAGAGAAGTTCGTTCTGCTTTCGCGCGCCCTTCACGAGCGGACCGAGGTGCTGCGCACACTGACCCTGCTGGCCCTCTCCGCCGTGGGCTGA
- a CDS encoding type I-B CRISPR-associated protein Cas7/Cst2/DevR, producing the protein MSPSKNLFATVLTHAAPSSNYRGESEENRTVLQKISRGGAEFTVISPESMRNALREVLAGYGLPMNRRRLHDEDQLAVEFKEFPSAEKFADDFLFGFMVADKKAVEKNKGQPAKRDSVLRMNLAVALHPYRFDAMLNQSPLNAGKSPWKNAGSSALLHREVVYTAYQYPFALSVADCLAIPEGKKWASQLLKAIGELSGVAGGHARSLFEMAPRSLVARLTPSLVAGYDTYGFDPQGGFPELSRLTGERQDLDAREFWVGGELVRNMKAEERRALEEKGAHLYDNPQALLEKLAAAAFVEA; encoded by the coding sequence ATGTCGCCGAGCAAGAACCTGTTCGCCACCGTTCTGACTCACGCCGCGCCCAGCTCCAACTACCGGGGCGAGAGCGAGGAGAACCGTACCGTCTTGCAGAAGATCTCCAGGGGAGGCGCGGAGTTCACCGTCATCAGCCCCGAGTCCATGCGCAATGCGCTCCGGGAGGTCCTGGCCGGGTATGGTCTGCCCATGAATCGGCGCCGCCTGCACGACGAGGATCAGCTCGCCGTCGAGTTCAAGGAGTTTCCCTCCGCGGAGAAGTTCGCGGACGACTTCCTGTTTGGCTTCATGGTGGCCGACAAGAAGGCGGTGGAGAAGAACAAGGGCCAGCCGGCCAAGCGTGACAGCGTGCTGCGGATGAACCTGGCCGTGGCGCTGCACCCCTACCGTTTCGATGCCATGCTCAACCAGTCACCCCTGAACGCGGGGAAGAGTCCCTGGAAGAACGCTGGCAGCTCCGCCTTGTTGCACCGCGAGGTGGTGTACACGGCCTACCAGTACCCCTTCGCGCTCAGCGTGGCGGATTGCCTGGCGATTCCGGAGGGGAAGAAGTGGGCCTCGCAGCTCCTGAAGGCCATTGGGGAGTTGTCCGGGGTCGCGGGCGGACACGCTCGCAGTCTGTTCGAGATGGCCCCGCGCAGTCTGGTCGCGCGGCTGACTCCGTCGCTGGTGGCGGGCTATGACACGTACGGCTTCGACCCGCAGGGGGGCTTCCCCGAGTTGTCCCGTTTGACTGGGGAGCGCCAGGACCTGGACGCGCGCGAGTTCTGGGTGGGCGGGGAGCTGGTGAGGAACATGAAGGCGGAGGAGCGGCGCGCACTGGAGGAGAAGGGGGCGCACTTGTATGACAATCCCCAGGCCCTGCTGGAGAAGCTCGCGGCGGCCGCCTTCGTGGAGGCGTAG
- the cas5 gene encoding type I-MYXAN CRISPR-associated protein Cas5/Cmx5/DevS, translating to MGRLWLRLRAPFAAYRPLQAGVYRATSPFLTPSAAYGLVLNLAGVETRAPGAHAITQVREDLPLMRIALGLPGKPPGVASLYQQLHTYPVGNSGKERKERLHGAKYWIAPARRELLVDLDAIVGVESTDEALLVEVGRGLRGERTEPRYGLPFAGDNNFLFDRIDLLAEFPMARWYARPEQESGPLRGSCRLTVGINRADASRTTSVFVAPLQELSSEPPEAAWIWTPRSP from the coding sequence ATGGGCCGGCTCTGGCTGCGCCTGCGGGCTCCGTTCGCGGCCTATCGTCCCCTCCAAGCGGGGGTGTACCGTGCGACCTCTCCCTTCCTGACCCCCTCGGCGGCCTACGGCCTGGTGCTGAATCTGGCGGGGGTGGAGACGCGCGCGCCGGGTGCTCATGCCATCACGCAAGTGCGCGAGGACCTCCCCCTGATGCGCATCGCCTTGGGTCTTCCCGGCAAGCCACCGGGGGTGGCCAGTCTCTACCAGCAGCTCCATACCTACCCGGTGGGAAACTCCGGCAAGGAGCGCAAGGAACGCCTGCACGGGGCGAAGTATTGGATCGCCCCGGCTCGCCGGGAATTGCTGGTGGATCTGGATGCCATCGTGGGCGTGGAGAGCACGGACGAGGCGCTTCTCGTGGAGGTGGGAAGAGGACTGCGTGGAGAACGGACGGAGCCTCGCTATGGACTGCCCTTCGCCGGGGACAACAACTTCCTCTTCGATCGCATCGACCTGCTCGCCGAGTTCCCCATGGCCCGCTGGTATGCGCGGCCGGAGCAGGAGTCTGGGCCCCTCCGGGGTTCGTGCCGGCTGACGGTGGGTATCAATCGGGCGGATGCCAGCCGCACCACCAGCGTCTTCGTGGCTCCCCTCCAGGAACTCTCCTCCGAGCCTCCCGAGGCTGCCTGGATCTGGACACCCAGGTCACCGTGA
- a CDS encoding AHH domain-containing protein, whose amino-acid sequence MFNRLVGPRPAGARLRPLLGGWLLLVLFLQSACTTSAPRAGLLVGYRYKSLAPTPAPRQSVTLTPHSDFAPVQVSDTQWREAFTQLVLEVPLRVVDRSTMPLAGHPVRASWPSGGSGDSSVEEGYARQCERRGVPGACSWLLGDGSQDIPPGHRDRFALALGLALTPAVEAASGVLQDASAHAMTALLSGLSLYLVTLMAPEPISKGLALAMTVFLWAYLGHELWGLIASTKRLWDEAGTVGSFHELRGASGRYAQVLGPNTLRILLLLAAWKAGARGQEAMRGSGLPGFPQAVRNAATAGRFHLPTAASEGTSVSVAEGRLVLTLPAGSGALLAMQREGEGEEGHIHHIATVENEKSPARGGPWTPRLKELFDKAGMSMEDTANKVRIPGHRGPHPRAYHERVFGQLSDAVKRCETTAQCREALTQELKNLADELLEMGSELNRLVTRTP is encoded by the coding sequence GTGTTCAATCGTCTCGTGGGTCCGCGTCCGGCGGGTGCACGGCTGCGTCCGCTCCTCGGCGGCTGGCTGCTGCTCGTCCTCTTCCTCCAAAGCGCCTGCACCACGAGCGCTCCCCGGGCCGGCCTGCTGGTGGGCTATCGCTACAAGTCGCTCGCGCCCACTCCGGCCCCCAGGCAGTCCGTCACCCTCACCCCGCACAGCGACTTCGCGCCCGTCCAGGTCTCGGACACGCAGTGGCGCGAGGCCTTCACCCAGCTCGTCCTGGAAGTCCCCCTGCGCGTGGTGGACCGCTCCACCATGCCGCTGGCGGGCCATCCGGTGCGGGCCTCCTGGCCCTCCGGTGGCTCGGGGGACTCCAGCGTCGAGGAGGGCTACGCACGCCAGTGCGAGCGGCGCGGCGTTCCGGGCGCCTGCTCCTGGCTCCTGGGGGACGGATCCCAAGACATCCCCCCCGGCCACCGGGACAGGTTCGCGCTGGCCCTGGGCCTGGCCCTCACTCCCGCGGTGGAGGCTGCCTCGGGGGTCCTCCAGGACGCCTCCGCGCACGCCATGACGGCCCTGCTCTCGGGCCTGTCCCTCTATCTCGTGACACTCATGGCACCCGAGCCCATCTCCAAGGGCCTCGCCCTGGCGATGACCGTCTTCCTCTGGGCCTACCTGGGGCATGAACTCTGGGGGCTGATTGCCTCCACGAAGCGGCTGTGGGACGAGGCGGGAACCGTCGGCTCGTTCCACGAGCTGCGCGGCGCGAGCGGGCGGTATGCCCAGGTGCTCGGGCCCAATACCCTGCGCATCCTGCTGCTCCTGGCGGCGTGGAAGGCGGGGGCTCGGGGCCAGGAAGCCATGCGGGGGAGCGGGCTGCCGGGTTTCCCCCAGGCGGTGCGCAACGCCGCCACGGCGGGCCGATTCCACCTGCCCACGGCCGCGTCCGAGGGGACGTCGGTATCCGTGGCCGAGGGCCGGCTCGTGCTCACGCTGCCCGCGGGCTCGGGTGCCCTCCTCGCCATGCAGCGGGAAGGGGAGGGCGAGGAAGGCCACATCCACCACATCGCCACCGTGGAGAACGAGAAGTCCCCCGCGCGGGGAGGGCCCTGGACGCCCAGACTCAAGGAACTCTTCGACAAGGCCGGCATGTCGATGGAGGACACTGCGAACAAGGTCCGCATCCCGGGGCACAGGGGTCCCCATCCCAGGGCGTACCATGAGCGTGTCTTTGGTCAGCTCAGCGATGCAGTCAAGCGCTGCGAGACCACGGCGCAGTGTCGGGAGGCGCTCACCCAGGAGTTGAAAAATCTGGCCGATGAACTCCTGGAGATGGGATCCGAACTCAACAGGCTGGTCACCCGAACCCCGTGA
- a CDS encoding imm11 family protein: MAKRYFELTEDMTSPERWVLGDTLDAQGKKVGARLYLNERPTRFDGRLRVPILHVGSPLDFSFADTGDFPVVTEKVASTLAELAPGDVQLYPAEVDTRPEPYFLVNVARLVRCIDDAACTEVRYWKPEHGRPDKVGQYRAVYGMRIDPSQVGEAKVFRPWGYPRTLLVAEDVKEALERIGASGLEFREVTGPSPLSEEDRAYKRKCRELLEPPPAARRAVWKSLGTLDELAATPRAICYTWPGHRQNWALIHRGEGRTLVVSEGLSDPFISRLEPSVGFGLELALEAEQAELPLDVIEGCWPYILLERISREVVAHEHVRERAKAGLVTLEVAGAGMPASLVTTRGRVGVLLGQESRSLPRLFPTPFGDVRLVTVKALLPSELEYAVKHAPEGPAELARRFAESGEEHVSRAERRSVV, encoded by the coding sequence ATGGCCAAGAGGTACTTCGAGCTGACCGAGGACATGACCAGCCCAGAACGTTGGGTGCTGGGCGACACTCTTGACGCTCAGGGAAAGAAGGTGGGAGCGAGGCTCTATCTGAACGAGCGGCCCACTCGGTTCGACGGTCGCCTCCGAGTCCCCATCCTCCATGTGGGCAGCCCGCTCGACTTCTCCTTCGCGGACACTGGGGACTTTCCGGTAGTGACTGAAAAGGTCGCCAGCACGCTCGCCGAATTGGCTCCTGGCGACGTCCAGCTCTACCCCGCCGAGGTGGACACGCGGCCAGAGCCCTACTTCCTCGTCAACGTCGCGCGCCTGGTGCGGTGCATTGACGACGCGGCCTGCACTGAGGTGCGGTACTGGAAACCGGAGCATGGGCGGCCCGACAAGGTTGGGCAGTACCGGGCTGTGTATGGCATGCGCATCGACCCCTCCCAAGTGGGCGAGGCCAAGGTCTTCCGACCCTGGGGATATCCAAGAACCCTGCTTGTCGCGGAGGACGTCAAAGAGGCACTCGAGCGCATCGGCGCCTCGGGCCTGGAGTTCAGGGAAGTCACCGGCCCCAGTCCTCTCAGTGAGGAGGACCGCGCCTACAAGCGCAAGTGCCGAGAGCTTCTGGAGCCACCCCCTGCCGCCCGACGCGCAGTGTGGAAATCCCTCGGTACGCTGGACGAGCTCGCCGCCACCCCCAGGGCCATCTGCTACACATGGCCGGGCCATCGACAGAACTGGGCGCTCATCCATCGTGGGGAGGGGCGCACCCTTGTTGTCTCGGAAGGGCTCTCGGACCCGTTCATCTCCCGCCTGGAGCCCTCCGTGGGTTTCGGCCTGGAACTCGCCCTGGAGGCAGAGCAGGCGGAACTGCCCCTTGATGTCATCGAGGGATGCTGGCCCTACATTCTGCTAGAGCGAATCTCCAGGGAGGTGGTGGCCCACGAGCACGTGCGAGAGCGGGCCAAGGCGGGTCTCGTCACGCTGGAGGTGGCGGGGGCGGGCATGCCTGCGTCCCTCGTGACCACTAGGGGTCGCGTGGGCGTGCTACTCGGCCAGGAGTCGCGCTCACTGCCAAGGCTGTTTCCCACACCATTCGGTGACGTGCGGCTCGTCACCGTCAAGGCCTTGCTGCCCTCGGAGCTGGAGTACGCGGTGAAGCACGCACCCGAGGGGCCCGCCGAGCTGGCGCGGCGCTTCGCGGAAAGTGGAGAGGAGCACGTCTCGCGCGCCGAGCGGCGCTCCGTGGTGTAG
- a CDS encoding AHH domain-containing protein, with product MSMEDTANKVRIPGHKGPHPEEYHQEVYERLEKAVRRCKTTVQCREALTRELGKLAEQIKYVGSMLNKLVTRTE from the coding sequence ATGTCGATGGAGGACACTGCGAACAAGGTCCGCATCCCGGGGCACAAGGGGCCTCATCCCGAGGAGTACCATCAGGAGGTTTATGAGCGGCTCGAGAAGGCAGTCAGGCGCTGCAAAACCACGGTGCAGTGTCGGGAGGCGCTCACCCGGGAATTGGGGAAGCTGGCCGAGCAAATCAAGTACGTAGGTTCCATGCTCAACAAGCTCGTCACCCGCACCGAGTGA
- a CDS encoding imm11 family protein, protein MAKNYFKLTDDMSRPDRWLLGDPIDEQGKEVRGWRFMNGEPTRFDGCLRIPVYHPGSSLDFTRVDTGGFPVVTEKVARVLAELAPGDVQLFPAEVESRSETYFVVNVARRVKCIDEAASAEVRYGEPEDNWPDELGYYEAVYGMRIDPCQVGEAKVFRPWGYTGSLLVAEDVKEALERTGATGLAFTEVTGPSPISEEERAYKQRCRELLDPPPAARRAVWKTLGTLDELAVAPRAICYEWPGHRQDWAIIHREAGRLLLVSEGLSDPFIARLEPSVGFGLELALETEPAELPLGSIEESWPYMLLARVAREVVANERVREQAKAGLFSLEVSGKGLPDSLVTPEGRVGVLLGVESRTLPRRFSTPFGEVQLVTVKALLPSELEYVVRHAPEGPAELARRFAESGEEHVSRARRR, encoded by the coding sequence ATGGCGAAAAACTATTTCAAACTGACCGACGACATGTCCCGCCCGGATCGCTGGCTGTTGGGAGACCCCATCGACGAGCAGGGCAAGGAGGTACGCGGATGGCGGTTCATGAACGGAGAGCCCACCCGTTTTGACGGTTGCCTTCGCATTCCGGTCTACCATCCTGGCTCTTCGCTCGACTTCACTCGCGTGGACACGGGGGGGTTCCCCGTGGTCACCGAAAAGGTGGCCCGCGTTCTGGCGGAACTGGCCCCCGGCGACGTCCAACTGTTCCCCGCCGAAGTGGAGTCGCGGTCAGAAACCTACTTCGTGGTCAACGTCGCGCGCCGGGTGAAATGCATTGATGAAGCAGCCTCAGCGGAGGTGCGGTACGGGGAACCGGAAGACAACTGGCCCGACGAGCTTGGATATTATGAGGCCGTTTACGGCATGCGCATCGACCCCTGCCAGGTGGGCGAGGCCAAGGTGTTCCGTCCCTGGGGTTACACAGGGTCGCTGCTTGTTGCCGAGGACGTGAAGGAGGCCCTCGAACGCACCGGCGCCACGGGTCTGGCGTTCACGGAAGTCACCGGGCCCAGCCCCATCAGCGAGGAGGAGCGTGCCTACAAGCAGAGGTGCCGTGAGCTTCTGGATCCACCTCCTGCCGCCCGGCGTGCGGTGTGGAAGACGCTCGGCACGCTGGACGAGCTGGCCGTCGCTCCCAGGGCCATCTGCTACGAATGGCCGGGCCACCGGCAGGATTGGGCCATCATCCATCGGGAGGCAGGGCGCCTCCTCCTCGTCTCCGAGGGCCTCTCGGACCCCTTCATCGCTCGTCTGGAGCCGTCGGTAGGCTTCGGCCTGGAACTCGCACTGGAGACGGAGCCGGCGGAACTGCCCCTCGGATCCATCGAGGAGAGCTGGCCCTACATGCTGCTCGCGCGGGTCGCCAGGGAGGTGGTGGCGAACGAGCGTGTGCGGGAGCAGGCGAAGGCGGGCCTCTTCTCGCTCGAGGTGTCTGGGAAGGGCCTGCCCGATTCACTCGTCACCCCAGAGGGGAGGGTGGGCGTGTTGCTCGGCGTGGAGTCGCGCACCTTGCCGAGGCGGTTCTCCACGCCTTTCGGCGAAGTCCAGCTCGTCACCGTCAAGGCGCTGCTGCCCTCGGAACTGGAGTACGTGGTGAGGCATGCCCCCGAGGGGCCCGCCGAGCTGGCGCGGCGCTTCGCGGAAAGCGGGGAGGAGCATGTCTCGCGCGCCAGACGGCGCTAG